Proteins encoded within one genomic window of Cucumis sativus cultivar 9930 chromosome 3, Cucumber_9930_V3, whole genome shotgun sequence:
- the LOC101216606 gene encoding scarecrow-like protein 21, with the protein MDSHQLFGFGVNSAAGLSFTPSCSSVPSLPNTLLGPLKFNLSNSPALSPLFSSHFEFDSFTTTTVSDSPDQRNSPDNLSGLSPSCNSSFETSSFNQIASSYLDTFEDESRQLYSRSNAFVYDGCSTENISYTLKQLESVLMGPDNEEVVNKPDVSFGVSGRPQMMGPRSYSWSQDRHGGSYGVQSQASPVSRSQKSEAVHLGKRQKSMDESLLQQQGGLPSDNLKDLLIACAKALSDNRMKDFDNLVATARGAVSIGGEPIQRLGAYMVEGLVARKEESGANIYRALNCREPASDDLLSYMHMLYEICPYLKFGYMAANGAIAEACRNEDRIHIIDFQITQGTQWLTLLQALAARPSGAPHVRITGIDDPVSKYARGDGLEVVERRLAEISIKYGIPVEFHGMPVFAPHITRDMLDIRPGEALAVNFPLQLHHTPDESVDVNNPRDGLLRMVKSLSPKVVTLVEQESNTNTTPFFNRFLETLDYYLAIFESIDVTLPRNNKKRINVEQHCLAKDIVNVIACEGRDREERHELFGKWKSRLTMAGFRQSPLSSYVNSVIRSLLKYYSDHYTLDEKDGAMLLGWKNRNLISASAWY; encoded by the coding sequence ATGGACTCTCATCAACTCTTTGGATTTGGGGTTAATAGTGCTGCTGGTCTTTCATTTACACCTTCCTGTTCCTCTGTTCCTTCTTTACCTAATACTTTGCTTGGACCcttgaaattcaatttaagTAATTCCCCGGCTTTGTCTCCGCTATTCTCTTCGCATTTTGAATTCGATTCCTTTACGACGACGACTGTGAGTGATAGTCCGGATCAAAGAAACTCCCCAGATAATCTCTCTGGACTCAGCCCTTCTTGCAATTCCTCCTTTGAAACCAGTAGCTTTAATCAAATAGCTTCATCGTATTTGGATACTTTTGAGGACGAGAGTCGGCAATTGTATTCGAGGTCGAATGCGTTTGTTTATGACGGATGCTCCACTGAGAACATAAGCTATACTTTGAAACAATTGGAGAGTGTTCTGATGGGGCCGGATAATGAGGAAGTTGTGAACAAGCCTGATGTTTCGTTTGGAGTGAGTGGCAGGCCACAGATGATGGGGCCGAGGTCTTACTCATGGAGCCAAGATCGACATGGTGGGTCCTATGGTGTTCAGTCTCAGGCGTCGCCAGTGTCGAGAAGCCAGAAATCCGAGGCAGTTCACTTGGGGAAACGACAGAAATCGATGGATGAATCATTGTTGCAGCAGCAGGGAGGATTGCCATCGGATAATTTGAAAGACTTGTTGATTGCTTGTGCAAAAGCTTTATCTGACAACAGGATGAAGGATTTTGATAACTTGGTTGCTACAGCAAGAGGCGCCGTGTCTATTGGTGGAGAGCCAATCCAGCGTCTTGGCGCTTACATGGTGGAAGGGTTGGTGGCCAGGAAAGAGGAATCGGGGGCAAATATATATCGAGCTCTCAACTGTAGGGAGCCTGCAAGTGATGATTTGCTTTCTTATATGCATATGCTATATGAAATCTGCCCCTACTTGAAGTTTGGTTACATGGCAGCGAACGGGGCGATTGCTGAAGCCTGTAGAAACGAAGACCGCATCCACATCATAGACTTCCAGATTACTCAGGGAACGCAGTGGTTAACTCTTCTTCAGGCACTTGCAGCAAGGCCTAGTGGGGCTCCCCATGTGAGAATAACTGGTATTGATGACCCTGTTTCTAAATATGCCCGTGGCGATGGGTTGGAGGTTGTGGAGAGGCGGTTGGCCGAAATCTCCATCAAGTATGGAATACCAGTGGAGTTTCATGGAATGCCTGTTTTTGCTCCACACATCACGCGTGATATGCTCGACATCAGACCCGGGGAGGCTTTGGCTGTAAACTTCCCATTGCAACTTCATCATACCCCAGACGAAAGCGTGGATGTGAACAATCCACGCGACGGTTTGCTGAGAATGGTGAAGTCGTTATCTCCAAAGGTAGTAACTTTGGTAGAGCAAGAATCAAACACCAACACAACCCCTTTCTTCAACAGGTTTTTGGAAACTTTAGATTACTACTTAGCAATCTTTGAGTCCATTGATGTCACTCTACCAAGGAACAACAAGAAGCGCATCAATGTTGAGCAACATTGTTTGGCCAAAGATATTGTTAACGTCATCGCTTGTGAGGGGAGGGATCGAGAAGAGCGCCATGAGCTCTTTGGCAAGTGGAAATCGAGGTTGACAATGGCAGGGTTCCGCCAGTCCCCATTGAGCTCTTACGTCAACTCTGTCATTAGGAGTCTGCTCAAGTATTATTCGGATCATTACACGCTTGACGAAAAGGATGGAGCTATGCTGCTGGGATGGAAAAACAGGAACCTGATATCTGCCTCGGCTTGGTATTAA